The following proteins come from a genomic window of Spongiibacter tropicus DSM 19543:
- a CDS encoding ATP phosphoribosyltransferase regulatory subunit, translating to MTLVDRWLLPDGVEELLPEQAEQVEHLRRRLLDLYKRWGYELVIPPMLEFTESLLVGLGSDIDLLTFRVTDQLTGRLMGLRADITPQAARIDAHSLKREGPVRLCYAGSVLHTRPKKPLASRSPIQLGAELYGDNSQASDLEIICLMLETLRVAGLSNITLDTGHVGVYQAVVSAAGLSEEQQQRYFDILQRKAAAELEEFVADLSVSEKIAEQLRGLNALHGGSDVLAKGRELFADNNAAVAAIDSLSALHQQLSQRIPELRFYFDLAELRGFHYHTGLVFSALVSEHGQQLASGGRYDDIGKLFGRGRPAIGFSIDLKALISLLPASAATGGIYAPYSDSAEQWQAVQQLRESGERVVSGLPGQSMAGDCDRQLVEENGQWLVKPLG from the coding sequence ATGACCCTGGTTGATCGCTGGCTACTCCCCGATGGGGTGGAAGAACTGCTGCCTGAACAAGCGGAGCAGGTGGAGCATCTGCGCCGCCGTCTGCTCGATCTTTATAAACGCTGGGGTTATGAGCTGGTGATTCCGCCGATGCTGGAATTCACAGAGTCCCTGTTGGTGGGGTTGGGCAGCGACATCGACCTGCTGACGTTCCGTGTGACCGATCAGTTAACCGGTCGCCTGATGGGCTTGCGCGCCGATATCACCCCTCAGGCTGCGCGCATTGACGCCCACAGCCTGAAGCGCGAAGGGCCGGTACGACTCTGTTACGCGGGAAGCGTGCTGCACACTCGCCCCAAAAAGCCGCTGGCGTCGCGCTCGCCGATTCAACTCGGTGCCGAGCTGTACGGCGACAACAGCCAGGCCAGCGACCTGGAGATTATCTGTTTGATGCTGGAGACCCTGCGGGTTGCAGGGCTCAGCAATATCACCCTGGACACCGGACACGTGGGTGTCTATCAGGCGGTCGTCAGCGCCGCTGGCCTCAGCGAAGAGCAGCAGCAGCGCTATTTCGATATCCTGCAACGCAAGGCCGCCGCAGAGCTGGAAGAGTTCGTGGCTGACTTGTCAGTGAGTGAGAAAATTGCCGAACAGCTGCGCGGGCTCAATGCCTTGCACGGCGGCAGCGATGTGTTGGCCAAAGGCCGCGAGCTGTTTGCCGACAATAATGCCGCGGTGGCCGCCATCGACAGCCTGTCTGCGCTTCACCAGCAGCTGTCCCAGCGCATTCCTGAACTGCGCTTTTATTTCGATTTGGCCGAATTGCGCGGCTTCCACTACCACACCGGCTTGGTGTTCTCGGCACTGGTGAGTGAGCACGGGCAACAGTTGGCATCCGGTGGCCGCTACGATGACATCGGCAAGCTGTTTGGCCGTGGTCGTCCGGCTATTGGCTTCAGTATTGATCTCAAAGCCCTGATCAGCCTGCTGCCCGCGAGCGCCGCGACAGGGGGGATTTATGCTCCCTACAGCGACTCAGCAGAACAGTGGCAAGCGGTGCAACAATTGCGCGAGTCCGGTGAGCGGGTAGTAAGTGGTTTGCCGGGGCAATCGATGGCAGGTGACTGCGATCGTCAACTTGTAGAAGAGAATGGCCAGTGGCTGGTTAAGCCACTTGGGTAA
- the hfq gene encoding RNA chaperone Hfq produces the protein MSKGHSLQDPYLNILRKERIPVSIYLVNGIKLQGQIESFDQFVVLLKNTVSQMVYKHAISTVVPSRVVRLPMAHPPEDDEQENA, from the coding sequence ATGTCAAAAGGGCACAGCTTACAAGACCCTTATCTGAATATTCTTCGCAAGGAGCGTATTCCGGTTTCTATTTATTTGGTAAACGGCATTAAGCTGCAGGGACAGATCGAGTCTTTCGATCAGTTTGTCGTTCTGCTGAAAAACACCGTCAGCCAAATGGTCTACAAACACGCCATTTCTACCGTGGTCCCCTCTCGCGTTGTTCGTCTGCCCATGGCGCATCCGCCGGAAGACGACGAGCAAGAAAACGCCTAA
- a CDS encoding DUF2065 domain-containing protein encodes MWQELAVALSLVLVIEGILPFLSPDRWRMMAYRIADLDSQKVRMLGLASMVVGLLMLNFLR; translated from the coding sequence ATGTGGCAGGAACTGGCAGTTGCATTGAGTCTGGTGCTGGTGATTGAAGGAATTCTGCCATTTCTCAGCCCCGATCGTTGGCGCATGATGGCCTATCGCATAGCCGATCTGGATAGCCAAAAAGTACGGATGTTGGGCCTGGCAAGCATGGTTGTCGGGCTGTTGATGCTGAATTTCCTGCGCTGA
- the miaA gene encoding tRNA (adenosine(37)-N6)-dimethylallyltransferase MiaA produces MGPTASGKTDLAMALCDALPCDIISVDSALVYRGLDIGSAKPSPAELARYPHALVDICDPSEAYSAAMFRRDALREMQRSSDAGRIPLLVGGTMLYFKALLEGLADMPEADPAIREAIADKAKREGWPAIHAELAGVDPVCAEQIHPNHSQRLSRALEVYRASGVTMSEWRARQIEQRPPWQFFQFAVAPPDRAELHRRIALRLRIMFEQGFVEEVRSLMARGDLHEELPAVRAVGYRQVWQHLQGRYDLDEAFERALIASRQLAKRQMTWLRGWKDLQWLGTGERREDQLNTVIAALGNAISD; encoded by the coding sequence ATGGGGCCGACGGCCTCGGGTAAAACCGATTTGGCCATGGCGCTCTGCGACGCACTGCCCTGCGACATTATCAGCGTGGATTCCGCGCTGGTTTACCGGGGGCTGGATATTGGCAGCGCCAAACCCAGCCCGGCAGAACTGGCGCGCTACCCCCATGCACTGGTGGACATTTGCGACCCCTCCGAGGCCTATTCTGCGGCGATGTTCCGCCGCGATGCCCTGCGGGAAATGCAGCGCAGTAGCGACGCGGGGCGGATTCCCCTGCTGGTGGGCGGCACCATGCTGTATTTCAAGGCGCTGCTGGAAGGGCTCGCCGACATGCCCGAGGCCGATCCGGCAATTCGCGAGGCCATCGCCGACAAGGCGAAGCGCGAGGGCTGGCCAGCCATTCATGCCGAGCTGGCGGGGGTGGATCCGGTCTGCGCCGAGCAGATTCACCCCAATCACAGTCAGCGACTCAGTCGGGCGTTGGAAGTCTATCGCGCCAGTGGCGTGACGATGAGTGAATGGCGTGCGCGTCAGATCGAGCAACGTCCGCCCTGGCAGTTTTTTCAGTTTGCGGTGGCGCCGCCGGATCGCGCCGAACTGCATCGCCGGATCGCGCTGCGCTTGCGGATCATGTTTGAGCAGGGTTTTGTTGAGGAGGTGCGCAGCCTGATGGCGCGGGGCGACCTGCACGAGGAGCTGCCCGCCGTTCGCGCCGTGGGTTATCGCCAGGTCTGGCAGCATTTGCAGGGGCGTTATGATCTGGATGAGGCCTTCGAGCGGGCACTGATTGCCAGTCGCCAACTCGCCAAGCGACAGATGACCTGGCTGCGGGGCTGGAAAGATTTACAGTGGCTGGGAACTGGAGAGCGTCGCGAAGATCAACTAAATACCGTGATAGCGGCGCTCGGCAATGCTATAAGTGATTGA
- the hflX gene encoding ribosome rescue GTPase HflX: MLFERPDSGERAVLVHLNLNSEDAREDADEFVQLVTSAGGDPVAFITGQRQHPDPRLFVGSGKLDEIREALAEHDGQLVLFNHALSPSQERNIERELKCRVLDRTGLILDIFAQRARTHEGKLQVELAQLEHMSTRLIRGWTHLERQKGGIGLRGPGETQLETDRRLLRARIKSIQARLAKVRRQREQARRARRRADIPAVSLVGYTNAGKSTLFNVLTQAEVYAADQLFATLDPTLRRIAIDDVGPVVLADTVGFIRHLPHKLVEAFRATLEEATLADLLLHVVDCADPERSDNIFQVRSVLEEIGADDIPVLEVYNKTDLLGSSPRIERDEHGKPLRVWLSAQRRQGLDLLKQALSELLGGDIADLAMTLSAAEGKLRARLYALDAVKDESLDEQGNFHLQLRLPEADWQRFLAAESLREDALAVHRKTPRPPVPDWLEQ, encoded by the coding sequence TTGCTATTTGAACGCCCCGATTCCGGTGAACGCGCGGTACTTGTCCACCTGAATCTCAACAGTGAGGACGCCCGCGAAGACGCCGATGAGTTTGTGCAGCTGGTGACATCGGCCGGGGGCGACCCCGTCGCCTTTATCACCGGTCAGCGCCAGCACCCTGATCCCCGCCTGTTTGTCGGCTCCGGAAAACTCGACGAAATACGAGAGGCACTGGCTGAGCACGATGGACAGCTGGTGCTGTTCAATCACGCCCTTTCCCCCAGTCAGGAACGCAATATCGAGCGCGAGCTGAAGTGTCGCGTGCTTGATCGTACCGGTCTGATTCTCGATATCTTTGCCCAGCGCGCCCGTACCCATGAGGGCAAGCTGCAAGTTGAGCTGGCACAGCTCGAGCACATGTCTACCCGGCTGATCCGCGGCTGGACCCACCTTGAACGCCAGAAGGGCGGGATTGGTTTGCGTGGTCCGGGTGAAACCCAGTTGGAGACTGACCGCCGACTGCTGCGGGCGCGAATAAAAAGTATTCAGGCCCGTCTCGCCAAGGTGCGCCGCCAGCGTGAGCAGGCGCGTCGCGCCCGTCGGCGGGCCGATATCCCCGCTGTATCGCTGGTGGGCTATACCAACGCGGGCAAGTCCACGCTGTTCAATGTGCTGACGCAGGCTGAGGTCTATGCGGCAGACCAGCTGTTTGCCACGCTGGATCCGACGCTGCGGCGTATCGCCATCGACGATGTGGGGCCGGTAGTGCTGGCCGACACCGTAGGCTTTATTCGCCACCTGCCCCACAAGTTGGTTGAGGCATTTCGCGCGACGCTGGAGGAAGCCACGCTGGCAGACTTGCTGCTGCATGTGGTGGACTGTGCCGACCCTGAACGCAGCGATAATATTTTTCAGGTGCGCAGTGTGCTTGAAGAGATTGGCGCCGACGATATTCCGGTGCTGGAGGTCTACAACAAAACCGATCTGTTGGGCAGCTCGCCGCGTATTGAACGTGATGAGCACGGTAAGCCGCTGCGAGTCTGGTTGTCGGCCCAGCGGCGACAGGGTTTGGATTTGCTCAAACAGGCGCTCAGTGAGTTGCTGGGGGGCGATATTGCCGACCTGGCGATGACCTTGAGTGCCGCAGAAGGAAAACTGCGTGCCCGCCTTTATGCGCTGGATGCAGTTAAAGATGAATCGCTGGACGAGCAGGGCAATTTCCACTTGCAGTTGCGTTTGCCAGAAGCAGACTGGCAGCGCTTTCTGGCGGCCGAATCGCTCCGGGAAGACGCCCTGGCCGTGCACAGAAAAACACCGCGTCCGCCAGTCCCCGATTGGCTGGAACAGTGA
- a CDS encoding OprO/OprP family phosphate-selective porin — protein sequence MTSTFRQLRYIPLFIMGFSASYNAAAQTSTSPELLDILVEKQILTESQAEEIRQAEKERRSVNNAVVDIGSGGLKVKSADGRSSFQFGGRLHADAAVHDHEELAGQQDGIDGTQIRRARLYAKGDIGKQWSYLIEADFAGNKTSLKDATLGYHFSGLPLTVTVGNQKQAVSMEIEESSNDIPFIERSLVAGITTPYFDRAIGITVASGGDNWHFKTGLFGDGVSDGDADEGTGFGLRATYAPIVSRTSLLHVGGSFGLRNTSDDGLANGKSPGFSYKTTNFSDLKPVSASIADMEQVQTGVFELAAMCGPWTFQSEYAVTDVSRETGDDLSFSAYYAQVAYLINGQRRYKASEGEFKYPSINADFNPEQGHWGAVELAARFDHIDLEDGDISGGEADRVTLALNWYLNRNVRMMLDYSHSYELKGGALQNVSGELTDDIDTYAMRVQLSF from the coding sequence ATGACAAGTACTTTCCGGCAGTTACGTTATATCCCGTTGTTTATCATGGGCTTTTCTGCTTCTTATAACGCAGCCGCGCAGACGAGCACCTCGCCAGAGCTTCTGGATATCCTGGTAGAAAAACAAATCCTGACCGAGAGTCAGGCAGAAGAGATTCGACAGGCCGAGAAAGAGCGCCGCAGTGTGAATAATGCCGTTGTGGACATCGGCAGCGGCGGTCTGAAAGTGAAAAGTGCAGATGGGCGCAGCAGTTTTCAATTCGGCGGTCGCCTCCACGCAGATGCCGCGGTTCATGACCACGAGGAACTGGCCGGACAGCAGGACGGTATAGATGGCACCCAGATTCGACGCGCACGTTTGTATGCCAAAGGCGATATCGGCAAACAGTGGTCTTACCTGATCGAAGCCGATTTTGCCGGCAACAAAACCAGCCTCAAAGATGCGACGCTGGGCTACCATTTCAGCGGACTGCCGCTGACGGTGACCGTAGGGAATCAAAAGCAGGCCGTGAGCATGGAGATTGAAGAAAGCTCCAACGATATCCCCTTTATCGAGCGCTCGCTGGTCGCCGGCATTACCACGCCCTATTTTGATCGCGCTATCGGCATTACCGTTGCATCAGGTGGCGACAACTGGCATTTCAAAACCGGCTTGTTCGGGGACGGCGTCTCGGATGGCGACGCGGATGAAGGCACTGGCTTTGGCCTGCGCGCTACCTATGCGCCGATAGTCAGCCGCACCAGCCTGCTGCATGTGGGGGGCTCATTCGGCCTGCGCAATACCAGTGACGATGGCTTGGCGAACGGCAAGTCACCCGGTTTTTCCTACAAGACCACCAATTTTTCAGACTTGAAACCGGTCAGCGCCAGCATCGCTGACATGGAGCAAGTGCAGACCGGCGTGTTTGAGCTCGCTGCCATGTGTGGGCCGTGGACGTTTCAAAGTGAATACGCGGTTACGGATGTCAGCCGCGAAACCGGAGACGACCTGAGCTTCTCCGCCTACTACGCGCAGGTGGCCTATCTCATCAATGGCCAGCGCCGTTATAAGGCGTCTGAAGGCGAGTTCAAATACCCCAGCATCAATGCCGACTTCAATCCTGAGCAAGGACACTGGGGCGCAGTTGAACTGGCTGCCAGATTCGATCACATCGACCTGGAAGATGGGGATATTTCCGGTGGCGAGGCCGACCGGGTAACCCTGGCGTTGAACTGGTATCTCAATCGCAATGTGCGAATGATGCTGGACTACAGCCACAGCTATGAACTGAAAGGCGGGGCGTTGCAGAATGTCAGTGGCGAGCTCACCGACGACATCGACACCTACGCCATGCGGGTGCAGCTGAGCTTCTAA
- the hflC gene encoding protease modulator HflC yields MANRQFTILLAALAIVVIGYNSIYIVKETERAVMLKFGEVVNPNVKVGLGFKTPFVHTIRKFERRILTLDAPTQRFLTNEKKPLDVDFYAKWKVIDTETFYTATNGEEQRAEGLLAQRINTGLRNKFGERTFHEVVSGERDLLMTDLTSELNTITTAEFGIELVDVRVKRIDLPAQVSQSVFDRMTSEREREAREHRSTGREQAEKIRATADRERTVIAANAYRDSQVIRGEGDAEATRIYSAAYSADAEFYAFVRSLTAYKASFENGGDLLVLDSDSEFFRYLKSGSGK; encoded by the coding sequence ATGGCTAATCGTCAATTTACGATACTGCTGGCTGCGCTGGCGATCGTCGTCATCGGCTACAACTCTATCTACATCGTCAAGGAAACCGAGCGGGCGGTAATGCTCAAGTTCGGTGAGGTGGTCAACCCGAATGTGAAAGTCGGGCTGGGCTTCAAGACGCCCTTCGTACATACCATCCGTAAGTTCGAACGCCGTATTCTCACTCTGGATGCGCCGACCCAGCGTTTCCTGACCAATGAGAAGAAACCGCTGGATGTGGATTTCTACGCCAAGTGGAAAGTGATCGATACCGAAACCTTCTACACCGCGACCAACGGTGAAGAGCAGCGTGCTGAAGGTCTGCTGGCACAGCGTATTAACACGGGGCTGCGTAACAAGTTCGGTGAGCGTACTTTCCACGAGGTGGTATCCGGCGAGCGTGATTTGCTGATGACAGATCTGACCTCCGAGCTGAACACCATCACGACGGCGGAGTTCGGTATTGAGCTGGTCGACGTGCGGGTGAAGCGCATTGATCTGCCTGCTCAGGTCAGTCAGTCGGTATTTGACCGGATGACTTCCGAGCGTGAGCGGGAAGCCCGCGAGCACCGTTCGACCGGTCGTGAGCAGGCAGAGAAAATCCGCGCAACCGCTGATCGCGAGCGCACGGTAATTGCCGCGAACGCCTATCGTGACTCTCAGGTGATTCGCGGTGAAGGTGATGCCGAGGCAACGCGAATTTACTCTGCTGCTTACAGCGCCGATGCGGAATTCTACGCCTTCGTGCGTAGCCTCACGGCCTACAAAGCGTCGTTTGAAAACGGCGGAGATCTGCTGGTACTCGATAGTGACAGCGAGTTTTTCCGCTACCTGAAAAGCGGCAGCGGCAAGTAA
- a CDS encoding adenylosuccinate synthase — MSKNVVVLGTQWGDEGKGKIVDLLTDQANAVARFQGGHNAGHTLVIGGEKTVLHLIPSGILREGVTCLIGNGVVLSPEALLKEMAELEARGVPVRERLRLSPACPLILPYHVALDKARELARGDAKIGTTGRGIGPAYEDKVSRRGLRLGDVFHAERFAEKLKEVMDYHNFTLTQYYKVEAVDYQQTLDEALRMAEELRPMVVDVTSALHEYREAGANILFEGAQGSLLDIDHGTYPFVTSSNTTAGGTATGSGFGPLYLDYVLGITKAYTTRVGSGPFPTELFDDVGAHLAKQGHEFGATTGRARRCGWFDAVALRQSVRINSVTGLCLTKLDVLDGLETVKVCVDYKNPAGESISAPFDCEDYDQITPVYEELPGWTESTIGVKSLDELPANARAYIERLEALLNVPIDIVSTGPDRVETIVLRHPFA, encoded by the coding sequence ATGAGCAAGAATGTAGTGGTATTGGGCACCCAGTGGGGAGACGAAGGCAAAGGCAAGATCGTCGATCTGCTGACGGATCAGGCCAATGCGGTCGCCCGCTTTCAAGGGGGGCACAATGCTGGTCACACCCTGGTTATTGGCGGTGAAAAAACCGTTCTTCACCTGATTCCGTCGGGCATCCTGCGCGAAGGCGTGACCTGCCTGATCGGCAACGGTGTTGTGCTGTCACCTGAGGCCTTGCTGAAAGAGATGGCCGAACTGGAGGCGCGCGGCGTACCGGTGCGTGAACGCCTGCGACTCAGCCCCGCCTGTCCGCTGATCCTGCCCTATCATGTGGCGCTGGACAAAGCCCGCGAGCTGGCCCGTGGCGATGCCAAAATCGGTACCACCGGCCGCGGCATTGGCCCGGCCTATGAAGATAAAGTGTCTCGTCGTGGTCTGCGTCTCGGCGATGTGTTCCACGCCGAGCGTTTTGCTGAAAAGCTGAAAGAGGTGATGGATTACCACAACTTCACCCTGACCCAGTATTACAAGGTCGAGGCGGTGGACTACCAGCAGACCCTGGACGAGGCCCTGCGCATGGCTGAAGAGCTGCGCCCGATGGTGGTGGATGTCACCAGCGCGTTGCACGAGTATCGCGAAGCCGGTGCCAATATTCTGTTCGAAGGTGCGCAAGGTTCACTGCTGGATATCGATCACGGCACCTACCCCTTTGTTACCTCCTCAAACACCACTGCAGGCGGCACGGCCACCGGCAGCGGCTTTGGTCCGCTGTACTTGGACTATGTACTGGGTATTACCAAAGCCTACACTACCCGCGTAGGCAGCGGCCCGTTCCCCACAGAACTGTTTGATGATGTGGGGGCGCATCTGGCGAAGCAGGGTCATGAGTTTGGGGCAACCACGGGCCGCGCCCGTCGCTGTGGCTGGTTCGATGCCGTGGCGCTGCGCCAGTCAGTGCGCATCAATAGCGTGACAGGCTTGTGCCTGACCAAGCTCGACGTGCTGGACGGACTGGAAACGGTGAAAGTCTGTGTCGACTACAAGAACCCTGCCGGCGAGTCGATCTCGGCACCGTTCGACTGTGAAGACTACGATCAGATCACGCCGGTCTACGAAGAGCTGCCCGGCTGGACCGAGTCGACCATCGGAGTGAAATCGCTGGATGAGCTGCCCGCGAATGCGCGCGCCTACATCGAGCGTCTCGAAGCCCTGCTGAATGTCCCCATCGATATCGTATCTACCGGCCCGGACCGCGTAGAGACGATTGTCCTGCGTCACCCCTTCGCTTGA
- the mutL gene encoding DNA mismatch repair endonuclease MutL gives MTKIHLLDPRLANQIAAGEVVERPASVVKELVENSLDAGARRIDLEVEEGGVKLIRVRDDGGGIGKEDLPLALSRHATSKINDLSDLEAVASLGFRGEALASISSVSRLCLSSANGDDSSGWAARSEGRDMSAVLEPVAHPRGTTVEVRDLFFNTPARRKFLRTEKTEFGHLDEVVKRQALGRFDVGFSLRHNGRAVHSLKPAQSQLEQERRLAAVCGPAFMENALFIEREAIGLRLWGWVALPGFSRSQADLQHFYVNGRYIRDRLVAHAVRQAYRDVLFNGRHPAFVLYLELDPALVDVNVHPTKHEVRFRDGRSVHDFIFRTLHKTLADVRPDTAPQNASIPPPTSTLQSMPQQQSAMPLREADWSTPAALAAPPSGGYQSPSPYAGGSNVSRVADQMPAYQRLQDPSPDESDAEVPPLGYALAQLKGVYILAENAQGMVLVDMHAAHERITYERMKAARDGEGLRSQPLLVPQSLAVSEREADCAEQHAAVFAELGMRVERASQESLVVRELPVILADSQVEQLVRDVIADLLEYGSTDRIAAHINEILATMACHGSVRANRRLTIPEMNGLLRDMEATERSGQCNHGRPTWVQVSMAELDKWFLRGR, from the coding sequence ATGACAAAAATTCATTTACTTGATCCTCGACTGGCGAACCAGATCGCCGCGGGCGAGGTGGTAGAGCGTCCCGCCTCGGTGGTTAAAGAACTGGTAGAGAACAGCCTGGATGCCGGTGCCCGCCGCATCGACCTGGAAGTGGAAGAGGGCGGCGTTAAGCTGATTCGCGTTCGCGATGACGGTGGCGGTATCGGCAAAGAAGATTTGCCACTGGCGCTCAGTCGTCATGCCACCAGTAAAATTAACGATCTCAGCGATTTGGAAGCCGTTGCGAGTCTGGGGTTTCGCGGTGAGGCGCTGGCCAGTATCAGCTCGGTCTCGCGGCTGTGTTTAAGCAGCGCCAACGGCGACGACAGCAGCGGGTGGGCGGCGCGCTCCGAGGGCCGAGATATGAGTGCCGTATTGGAGCCGGTGGCACATCCGCGCGGCACGACGGTGGAGGTGCGCGACCTGTTCTTTAATACCCCGGCGCGCCGCAAGTTTTTACGTACTGAAAAAACCGAGTTCGGCCATCTCGATGAGGTCGTCAAGCGGCAGGCCTTGGGTCGCTTTGACGTCGGTTTTTCGCTGCGCCACAACGGACGGGCGGTTCACAGCCTGAAACCTGCGCAGAGTCAGCTCGAGCAGGAGCGCCGTCTGGCGGCAGTTTGCGGCCCGGCGTTTATGGAAAATGCGCTGTTTATCGAGCGCGAGGCCATTGGTCTGCGGTTGTGGGGTTGGGTAGCCCTGCCTGGCTTCTCCCGGAGTCAGGCGGATTTGCAGCATTTCTACGTCAACGGTCGCTACATCCGTGACCGCCTAGTCGCCCATGCGGTGCGACAGGCCTACCGCGATGTGTTGTTCAATGGCCGCCATCCGGCCTTTGTTTTGTATCTGGAACTGGATCCGGCGCTGGTCGATGTGAATGTGCATCCGACCAAGCACGAAGTACGTTTTCGCGATGGTCGCAGCGTGCACGATTTTATTTTCCGCACCTTGCACAAAACGCTTGCGGACGTGCGCCCTGACACGGCTCCCCAGAATGCCTCGATTCCCCCGCCGACGTCGACGCTGCAATCCATGCCGCAGCAGCAGTCTGCCATGCCGCTGCGGGAGGCTGATTGGTCAACGCCCGCCGCGCTGGCAGCGCCGCCATCGGGAGGCTATCAGTCGCCGTCGCCGTATGCTGGTGGCAGTAATGTCTCGCGGGTGGCGGATCAAATGCCCGCTTATCAACGCTTGCAGGATCCGTCGCCGGACGAAAGCGATGCGGAAGTTCCGCCGCTGGGGTACGCGCTGGCTCAGCTCAAGGGCGTCTATATTCTGGCGGAAAATGCCCAGGGTATGGTGTTGGTGGACATGCATGCTGCCCACGAACGGATTACCTATGAGCGTATGAAGGCGGCCAGAGACGGCGAGGGCTTGCGAAGTCAGCCCCTGCTGGTGCCGCAGTCGCTGGCGGTCAGCGAGCGCGAAGCCGATTGTGCCGAGCAGCACGCGGCGGTATTTGCCGAGCTGGGCATGCGCGTCGAGCGGGCTTCTCAGGAATCGCTGGTCGTACGCGAACTGCCGGTGATTCTCGCTGACAGTCAGGTCGAGCAACTGGTGCGCGATGTGATCGCCGACCTGCTGGAATATGGCAGTACGGACCGGATTGCTGCCCATATCAATGAAATTCTCGCGACCATGGCCTGTCATGGCTCGGTTCGCGCCAATCGACGGCTCACGATTCCCGAAATGAACGGCCTGCTGCGGGACATGGAAGCCACCGAGCGAAGCGGCCAATGCAATCATGGCCGTCCTACTTGGGTACAGGTGAGCATGGCCGAGCTCGACAAGTGGTTCCTGCGTGGTCGCTGA
- the hflK gene encoding FtsH protease activity modulator HflK translates to MAWNEPGGGRDNDPWGGGNNNQGPPDLDEALKKLQDRLNSLFGGGKNGGNSGNNGGGLAMNAGSIGILAVLAVIVWGLFGFYQVDQQERAVVLRFGVYHATVMPGLRWAPPLVDDVNIINTTKVRAAASRGQMLTEDENIVDISVSVQYTVSDPANFLLKVKSPELSLEHALESALRHVVGSSKMDQVITEGREEVAVDTQVRLQNYLDAYQSGIQVAKVNIEDAQPPSQVQDAFDDVTRAKEDRERLKNEAEAYANGIIPEARGAAQRQLEEAQAYKEQVIAKAEGEAQRFIELAAEYKKAPKVTRERLYIDALQELYTGTSKVMVDVEGGNNMMYLPLDKLMEQRTTSRPMGSGEVDIRDLTDRVVEQLRRDSQTTRREGR, encoded by the coding sequence ATGGCCTGGAATGAACCGGGTGGAGGTCGAGATAACGATCCCTGGGGAGGAGGCAACAATAACCAGGGGCCACCGGATCTGGATGAGGCGCTGAAAAAGCTGCAGGACCGGCTGAACAGTCTGTTTGGCGGTGGCAAAAACGGCGGTAATAGCGGCAACAACGGCGGTGGTCTGGCCATGAATGCTGGCAGCATCGGCATTCTCGCGGTACTGGCTGTTATCGTCTGGGGACTTTTTGGTTTCTACCAGGTTGATCAGCAGGAGCGTGCAGTAGTGCTGCGCTTCGGTGTCTACCACGCCACGGTGATGCCGGGCCTGCGCTGGGCGCCACCACTGGTCGATGATGTGAATATCATCAACACCACCAAGGTTCGGGCTGCCGCCAGCCGCGGACAAATGCTGACCGAAGATGAAAACATCGTCGATATTTCTGTATCGGTGCAGTACACCGTGTCGGATCCAGCCAATTTCCTGTTGAAAGTGAAGAGTCCGGAGCTGAGCCTCGAGCACGCGCTGGAAAGCGCACTGCGTCACGTGGTGGGCAGCTCGAAAATGGATCAGGTCATCACTGAAGGCCGTGAAGAAGTGGCGGTCGATACTCAGGTGCGCCTGCAAAATTATCTCGACGCGTATCAGAGTGGGATTCAGGTTGCCAAGGTCAACATCGAGGACGCGCAGCCGCCGTCGCAGGTGCAGGACGCCTTTGATGACGTGACCCGCGCCAAAGAGGACCGCGAGCGACTGAAAAATGAAGCGGAAGCTTACGCTAACGGGATTATCCCCGAAGCGCGCGGTGCGGCTCAACGGCAATTGGAAGAGGCTCAGGCCTATAAAGAGCAGGTGATTGCCAAGGCGGAAGGTGAAGCCCAGCGTTTTATCGAGCTGGCTGCCGAGTACAAAAAGGCGCCGAAAGTGACTCGGGAGCGTCTCTATATTGATGCCCTGCAGGAACTGTACACCGGTACCAGTAAGGTGATGGTTGATGTCGAGGGCGGCAACAATATGATGTACCTGCCCCTGGATAAGCTGATGGAGCAACGGACTACCTCGCGTCCGATGGGCAGCGGCGAAGTGGATATCCGCGATCTGACCGATCGGGTCGTTGAGCAACTGCGTCGCGACAGTCAGACAACCCGCCGGGAGGGTCGCTAA